Part of the Paeniglutamicibacter sulfureus genome, GCTCTCCAAGGGCATCGGCGACACCATCCGCGTCTCGCTCTCGGCCCCGCCGGTCGAGGAGGTCAAGGTTGGAGCGCAGATCCTGCAATCCCTGAACCTGCGCCCGCGCAAGCTGGAAATCGTCTCCTGCCCGTCCTGTGGACGCGCCCAGGTCGACGTCTACACGCTGGCCGACCAGGTCACCGCCGGGCTGGAGGGACTTGAGGTCCCGCTGCGCGTGGCAGTCATGGGCTGTGTCGTCAACGGCCCGGGCGAGGCACGCGAAGCCGACCTCGGTGTTGCCTCGGGCAACGGCAAGGGGCAGATCTTTGTGAAGGGCGAAGTCATCAAGACGGTGCCCGAAGACCAAATTGTTGAGACACTGATTGAAGAGGCGATGCGCATCGCCGAGGAAATGGGGAACGTGGATGGAGAAAATCCTGTCCAAGGTGGCCCCGTGGTTACCGTCAGCTAGACGCAACCCGGGCGCCGGAGAGTCGCTCTCCGCAAGTATCCGTGTCCTCGATGACGCCGATACCGCGGCTCTCCGCGCCCTCGTTTCCACCGATCCGGTCGCCAACATCTTCATGGATGCGCAGCTGGCCGTCACCGGATCCGCCAGGCCGGGTCTGGGCGGATCGCTCATCGTGGGCCGGTTCGACGGGGCCCTGCTGGTCTCGGCCTGCTGGATCGGTGCAAATATCGTTCCGATCAATGTCACCGCCGAGGACGCCGAGGAATTCGGGCACGTGGTGAAATCGTTGAACCGGAGTTTTGCTTCCTGCTTCGGCCCGGCCGATGCCGTCATGGGGATGTGGAAGGTCCTCGCCGAGGGGCCGCAGCAGGCCTTCAGCGTGCGGCCCAACCAGCCCTTTATGACGCTCTCCAAGGCCCCCGCCATCGAGCCGGAGCCCTCCCTGCGGGCCAGCCACGCGGGGGAGTACGACCTGGTGCTGCCGGCCTGCGCGCTGATGTTCGAGGAAGAGCTGGGTTACTCCCCGCTGGTCAATGGGGGGTCGTTCTACCGTTCGAGGGTCCGCTCGCTGATCCATTCGGGACATTCGCTGATCGCCCTGGACACTGAAGGCGCGATCCGGTTCAAGGCCGAACTGGGAACCGTCACCACCCGGGCCACACAGATCCAGGGGGTCTGGATGAACCCCGAGCACCGCGGCGGCGGGAAGGCTGCCGGCTACATGGCCGCAGTCGCCGACTACGCCCTGCGAATTGCCCCCACCACCAGCCTCTATGTCAACGACTACAACGCACCGGCCCTTGCGACCTATCGCAAGGTCGGTTTCGAAGAGGTCGGCGAGTTCGCCACCATCCTCTTCTGACCTTCCGGCGGGTGCCGGAACCATCCACCACGGCCACAGCGTGCCCCTTGAGGACCGCCGACCTGAAAGCTAGACGTGACGTCCCATATGCCAAGGACCAACGAAACCATTCGCAGGACCTCCACCGCACTGGCGGCAGCAGGCCTGTTGCTGGCCCTTGCCGGTTGCACCGATGCCCCGGTGCCGGGCCCGAGCGCATCATCGCCGACCGCCGTCGAGGTGCCCGTCACCGAGTCGGGCTCCGCCAGCCCGACCGCTGGTCCGTCGGACAGGGCCGAACTGGGTTACCTGGATGCCGTTGCACTGAAAAGCGCTGTGCAGCAATGGGCGGCAGCGACCCCCGGAACAGTCGTCAATGACCAGGAAGCGCTGCGCAAGCAACTGCCGGAGGCGCAAAAGTGGCTTGAGGGTGTCACAGTGGTTCCTGCCGAGTGCGGACTCTACGGGGTGGGCAGCCTGACCGACCAGCTGGACCAGGCAGCCATGGCGGCAGCCGTCCTGCCGCAAAACGCCGGCGGCGACCTGACAATTGCCTCCTACCGCGACCGTGCCGGCCTGGTGGCCAACGTGGCGGCGCAGCAGCACCTGGACCAGTCCTGCAGCACCTACGCTGTCACCGCGGGCGGCCAAACGATCACCTCCAAGCTGACCCCGCTTGAGGTCACGAGTTCCGCTCCCTTCACCACGGCCACCATGTTGGAAAGCGTGAACGGGGATGCGAAGAACAAACAGGTGTCGGTCCGACTCATTGACGGCAGCCTGATGCTGACGGCTACCCGCGCCGTGAAGAGTACCCCCGAAGCAGCCACCGCGCAGGCGCTGAAGGATGCCGAGGGCCTGCTGGCGATCCTGCGCGCGGCACCGCCCGCGGCCACTCCCGCCCCGTAACCCGGCCGGGCGGCCCCACGCCACGCAGGGAACCCCGGGTCGCAGCGGAAATGCCCGTGGGGTTTCGCTAGGCTTTCGCCGCGGCCTCCGCGGTCCGTTCCGCGGAGGAGGCCAGCGCTTCGGGCAGCGGCCCGTTGCCCAGCGGGATGACATGGGGGCGTCCGGCGACCGGGTCGGTGACGATGCGGGCGCTCAGCCCGAAGATCTCGGCCAGCCCGCGCTCGGTGACGACCTCGGCGGGGGAGCCCGCCGAGTGGATCCGGCCCTGGCGCATCGCGACCATGTGGTCCGAGTAGCGGGCGGCCAGCGAGATGTCGTGCAGCACCATGACGATGGTGCGCCCGTGCTCGGCATTCAGCCGCTGCACCAGTTCCAGGAGCTCGACCTGGTGGGCCAGGTCCAGGAAGCTGGTGGGCTCGTCGAGCAGCACGATGTCTGTCTCCTGGGCCAGCACCATCGAGATCCAGGCGCGCTGGCGCTGCCCGCCGGAGAGCTCGTCCATCGGCACGTCGGCCAGCGCGGCGATGCCGGTGGCCTCCAGCGCCTCGGCGACCACGCGCTCGTCGCCGACGGAGAACTGCTGGTACCAGCGTTGGCGCGGGTTGCGTCCGCGCGAGACCAGGTCCGCCACGGTCAGTCCGGCCGGGGCCGTGGGGTTCTGCGGCAGCATGCCCAGCCGGGTAGCCACCGAACGGGTCGGCTGGCGGTGCAGCGGCTCCCCGTCCAGCAGCACGCGTCCGGAGCGCGGCACCATCAGCCGGGCCATGGCGCGCAACAGGGTGGACTTGCCGCAGCCGTTGGGGCCGATGATCGAGGTCACCGCGCCGTCGGGCACGGCCAGGCTGAGCTGGTGCACGATGTCGTCCCCGTCGTAGCCCAGGGTGACCTCTTCCACACAGAGGCGGGATGCGGCCGGGATCATGAGGTTCTCCGTTGGTGTTTGAGGATCAGGTACATCAGGAACGGCGCGCCGAGCACCGCGGTGGCCACGCCCACCGGCAGCGGGATGGCCAGCAGGTTCGCCGCCGCCACGTCGGAGAGCAGCACGAAGAGCGCCCCGACCAGGGCGCTGGCGCCCACCGGGGGCAGCGCCGAGCCGCAGAGCAGCCGCGCGATTTGCGGGGCGGCGAGGGCCACGAAGGCGATCGGTCCGCCCACCACGGTGGCGACCGCGGCCAGCAGCACCGCTAGCAGCAGTGCCACGGTGCGTACCGTCCCGATCCGCGAGCCCAGGGCGACCGCGACGTCGTCGCCCAGGCTGGACAGTGCCAGCCAGCGGCCCATGCCCAGCGCCGCGAGCAGCAGCACCGCCGCGGCCACGGCCAGCGGTGCCACCAGCGTCCATTCCTTGCCGTTGAGCGAGCCCATCATCCAGGTCAGGGCCAGCCCCGCGCTGGTGACGTCGCCCAGGGTCAGCATCCAGGTGGTCAGGCTGGCGGCCAGGCCGGAGACGCCCAGCCCGACCAGGATCAGGCGCTGGCTGTCGAGGCCGCGGCGGTAGGCCAGCAGGTACACCGCGCCTC contains:
- a CDS encoding GNAT family N-acetyltransferase: MEKILSKVAPWLPSARRNPGAGESLSASIRVLDDADTAALRALVSTDPVANIFMDAQLAVTGSARPGLGGSLIVGRFDGALLVSACWIGANIVPINVTAEDAEEFGHVVKSLNRSFASCFGPADAVMGMWKVLAEGPQQAFSVRPNQPFMTLSKAPAIEPEPSLRASHAGEYDLVLPACALMFEEELGYSPLVNGGSFYRSRVRSLIHSGHSLIALDTEGAIRFKAELGTVTTRATQIQGVWMNPEHRGGGKAAGYMAAVADYALRIAPTTSLYVNDYNAPALATYRKVGFEEVGEFATILF
- a CDS encoding ABC transporter ATP-binding protein; protein product: MIPAASRLCVEEVTLGYDGDDIVHQLSLAVPDGAVTSIIGPNGCGKSTLLRAMARLMVPRSGRVLLDGEPLHRQPTRSVATRLGMLPQNPTAPAGLTVADLVSRGRNPRQRWYQQFSVGDERVVAEALEATGIAALADVPMDELSGGQRQRAWISMVLAQETDIVLLDEPTSFLDLAHQVELLELVQRLNAEHGRTIVMVLHDISLAARYSDHMVAMRQGRIHSAGSPAEVVTERGLAEIFGLSARIVTDPVAGRPHVIPLGNGPLPEALASSAERTAEAAAKA
- a CDS encoding FecCD family ABC transporter permease, which gives rise to MSAGTTGTGTRFASVRALRLGPVSLRTDPRTLAVTALLLPLVLAGAALHIACGGTPLAFGEVVRALLGDDSNPLVHLAATEFRAPRMAAAVLVGAALAAAGALTQTVARNPLASPDVLGVTSGAAVGAVGVLVLAGGGHAGLSGAAAMLGMPAAAFAAGLLAGGAVYLLAYRRGLDSQRLILVGLGVSGLAASLTTWMLTLGDVTSAGLALTWMMGSLNGKEWTLVAPLAVAAAVLLLAALGMGRWLALSSLGDDVAVALGSRIGTVRTVALLLAVLLAAVATVVGGPIAFVALAAPQIARLLCGSALPPVGASALVGALFVLLSDVAAANLLAIPLPVGVATAVLGAPFLMYLILKHQRRTS